Proteins encoded in a region of the Nicotiana tomentosiformis chromosome 9, ASM39032v3, whole genome shotgun sequence genome:
- the LOC138898648 gene encoding uncharacterized protein — MFDGIGDPKVHLRTYCDKLVGVGKDERICMKLFMRSLTGDALSWYISQNPKKWINWVSMALDFMDQFRFNTENAPDVFYIQNLKKKLTETFCEYATRWRSEAGKVRPALEEEQMNKFFVRAQDPQYYERLMVIENYKFSDIIKLGERIEEGMKIGMVTHFEAL, encoded by the coding sequence atgttcgacGGGATAGGTGATCCAAAGGTACATCTAAGGACGTATTGCGACAAGCTCGTAGGGGTTGGTAAAGATGAAAGAATCtgtatgaagctgttcatgaggagcctcactggagacgccctatcctggtacatcagtcaaaatccaaagaagtggattaattgggtaagcatggcattaGATTTTATGGATCAGTTCAGATTCAACACAGAGAATGCACCAGACGTCTTCTATATCCAGAATCTTAAGAAGAAGCTGACAGAAACTttctgcgagtatgctactcggtggagatcaGAGGCTGGAAAAGTAAGGCCAGCAttggaagaagaacaaatgaataaattCTTTGTCCGGGCCCAGGATCCGCAATATTATGagaggttgatggttattgaaaattataaattctccgacatcatcaaattgggagaaagaatagaagagggaATGAAAATCGGGATGGTAACACATTTCGAGGCACTCTAG